A region from the Triticum aestivum cultivar Chinese Spring chromosome 3D, IWGSC CS RefSeq v2.1, whole genome shotgun sequence genome encodes:
- the LOC123077295 gene encoding leucine-rich repeat receptor protein kinase HPCA1: MELSPWLILFGVLVQASVILADTNVQDTAGLTGIAASWDTKPSNWDGNDPCGDKWIGIICIQDRVTSIRLSSQSLSGTLSGDIQSLSELQYLDLSYNKDLGGSLPSSIGSLSNLQNLILVGCSFAGEIPKEIGQLSKLIFLSLNSNRFTGHIPLSLGGLSKLYWFDLAENKLTGGLPVFDGTNPGLDNLTNTKHFHFGGNQLSGTIPSQIFNSHMKLIHFLVDNNNFSGSIPPTLGLLNVLEVLRFDNNKQLSGPVPTNINNLTKLAELHLENNQLTGPLPDLTGMTALSFVDMSNNTFNASDAPAWFTALPSLTSLYLENLQIGGQLPQELFALSAIQTLKLRGNRFNGTLNIGSDFGSQLQTIDLQGNQIDQLTVGGTQYNKKLILLGNPICNQGNNEQYCKTATQSNPAAPPYSTSKNCSGLPATCLPSQLLSPSCTCAVPYKGTLFFRAPSFSDLSNESYYLLLEKDMKTKFLSYKALIDSIALHNPFFDANNNLEISLEVFPGGKVQFGEQDISDIGFILSNQTYKPPPVFGPYYFIAQSYRVATEVPASKNSKANKLPLIVGVAAGGAVVIAVLLLVIFFITRRKREPKKTEERSQSFASLDMKSTSTSVPQLRGARTFTFAELKKITNNFSEANDIGNGGFGKVYRGTLPTGQLVAVKRSQEGSLQGSLEFRTEIELLSRVHHKNVVSLMGFCLDQGEQMLVYEYIPNGTLKESLTGKSGVRLDWKRRLRVILGTAKGIAYLHELADPPIVHRDIKSSNVLLDERLNAKVSDFGLSKLLGEDGRGQVTTQVKGTMGYLDPEYYMTQQLTEKSDVYSFGVLLLEMITAKKPLERGRYIVREVLAALDRSKDLYGLHDLLDPVLGASPTSLGGLEQYVDLALRCVEEAGADRPSMGEAVSEIERITRMAGGAPESASESMSYASRTPRHPYGGDSPSEYSGGGLPSSRVEPK, translated from the exons ATGGAGCTCTCTCCATGGCTCATCTTGTTTGGTGTTCTTGTGCAGGCTTCTGTCATCCTGGCTGATACAAATGTGCAAGACA CTGCTGGCCTCACCGGGATCGCAGCTTCCTGGGACACCAAACCATCAAACTGGGATGGCAATGATCCATGCGGCGACAAGTGGATCGGGATAATTTGCATCCAGGACCGGGTCACATCCAT AAGACTGTCAAGTCAATCACTGTCCGGAACTCTTTCGGGGGACATTCAATCTCTCTCGGAATTACAATACTT GGACTTATCCTACAACAAGGACTTGGGTGGCTCTCTTCCTTCATCCATTGGAAGCTTGAGCAACCTCCAAAATTT AATACTTGTTGGCTGCAGCTTTGCTGGTGAAATACCTAAAGAGATTGGCCAGCTCTCAAAGCTGATATTTCT ATCTCTAAACTCCAACAGGTTCACTGGTCACATACCGCTGTCACTCGGTGGCCTCTCAAAGCTATACTGGTTTGATCTAGCTGAGAATAAGCTCACTGGAGGACTTCCGGTATTCGACGGGACAAATCCTGGCTTGGATAATCTGACAAATACAAAGCACTT CCACTTCGGCGGTAATCAGCTCTCTGGCACCATACCGAGCCAGATTTTCAACTCACACATGAAGCTGATACATTT TCTTGTCGACAACAACAACTTCTCTGGCAGCATCCCCCCTACTCTAGGCCTTCTTAACGTGCTGGAAGTTCT ACGTTTTGATAACAACAAACAGTTGTCTGGGCCAGTTCCGACCAACATCAACAACCTCACCAAGCTTGCTGAACT CCATCTAGAAAACAATCAGCTCACTGGCCCACTGCCAGACCTGACAGGAATGACTGCGCTCAGCTTTGT GGACATGAGTAACAACACCTTCAATGCATCCGATGCTCCAGCTTGGTTCACCGCTTTGCCGTCTTTGACTTCATT ATACCTAGAGAATCTGCAAATCGGCGGGCAGCTTCCGCAAGAACTTTTCGCCCTTTCTGCAATTCAGACACT GAAGCTTCGGGGCAACCGCTTCAATGGCACCCTAAATATTGGGTCAGACTTTGGTAGCCAGCTCCAAACAATTGATTTGCAGGGCAATCAAATCGATCAGCTCACTGTTGGGGGAACCCAATACAACAAGAAACTCAT ACTTTTAGGAAACCCAATATGCAACCAAGGGAACAACGAGCAATACTGCAAAACCGCGACACAATCCAACCCGGCGGCGCCACCATATTCTACTTCTAAGAACTGCTCCGGGCTGCCAGCGACATGCCTCCCAAGCCAGCTTCTGAGCCCAAGCTGCACATGTGCTGTGCCGTACAAAGGCACACTGTTCTTCAGGGCACCATCATTTTCTGACCTCAGCAATGAGTCGTACTACCTTCTACTGGAGAAGGACATGAAGACCAAGTTCCTGTCATACAAGGCCCTGATCGACTCGATCGCTCTTCACAACCCATTCTTTGATGcgaacaacaacttggagattaGCTTGGAGGTGTTCCCCGGCGGCAAGGTTCAGTTTGGAGAGCAGGACATTTCTGACATTGGGTTCATTTTGAGCAATCAAACGTATAAGCCGCCCCCTGTTTTCGGTCCATACTATTTCATCGCCCAAAGCTATCGTGTTGCAACAGAGGTGCCAGCATCTAAAAACTCAAAGGCGAACAAGTTGCCACTTATCGTCGGAGTCGCAGCTGGTGGTGCAGTTGTTATTGCAGTGCTGCTTCTTGTTATTTTTTTCATCACGAGACGGAAGAGAGAACCAAAGAAGACCGAAGAGAGAAGCCAGTCTTTCG cttctttggacatgaagagcACCAGCACCAGTGTGCCACAGCTGCGCGGTGCGCGCACGTTCACGTTTGCTGAGCTGAAGAAGATAACCAATAACTTCTCGGAGGCGAACGACATAGGGAATGGCGGCTTCGGGAAG GTTTACAGGGGGACACTTCCGACTGGGCAACTGGTTGCTGTCAAGAGATCCCAGGAGGGATCCCTGCAGGGGAGCCTGGAATTCAGAACCGAGATCGAGCTCCTGTCCAGGGTTCACCACAAGAACGTGGTGAGCCTCATGGGTTTCTGCCTTGACCAGGGCGAGCAGATGCTGGTCTACGAGTACATCCCCAATGGCACACTCAAAGAGAGCCTCACAG GTAAGTCCGGCGTGCGTCTGGACTGGAAGCGGAGGCTCCGCGTCATCCTCGGCACTGCCAAGGGCATCGCCTACCTCCACGAGCTCGCAGACCCTCCCATCGTCCACCGGGACATCAAGTCGAGCAACGTCCTCCTCGACGAGCGGCTCAACGCCAAGGTCTCGGACTTTGGCCTCTCCAAGCTTCTAGGCGAGGACGGCAGGGGGCAGGTCACCACGCAAGTGAAGGGCACAATG GGTTACTTGGACCCTGAGTACTACATGACGCAGCAGCTGACGGAGAAgagcgacgtgtacagcttcggcgtgCTGCTGCTGGAGATGATCACGGCCAAGAAGCCGCTGGAGCGGGGGCGGTACATCGTCCGGGAGGTGCTCGCCGCGCTGGACCGGAGCAAGGACCTGTACGGCCTGCATGACCTGCTGGACCCGGTGCTGGGCGCGTCGCCCACGTCGCTgggcgggctggagcagtacgtgGACCTGGCCCTGCGCTGCGTGGAGGAGGCCGGCGCCGACCGCCCGTCCATGGGCGAAGCGGTGAGCGAGATCGAGCGGATCACCAGGATGGCCGGCGGCGCCCCCGAGTCGGCGTCGGAGTCCATGAGCTACGCCAGCAGGACGCCGCGCCACCCGTATGGAGGTGACAGCCCGTCCGAGTACAGCGGCGGCGGGCTGCCGTCGTCGAGGGTGGAGCCCAAGTGA
- the LOC123077296 gene encoding uncharacterized protein: protein MQAPVTPAGSVSTGETPLQRPPVAISSPPSAATTTRRRLLVSAGGLLLAAAAGNNNAASRGAAAAAVDLGYDPVTEAERAASAAVSQRVGEAVRLLEAGRELQARGEFAGALASFTAVVSGYKELALSEYARVGRALVLYEIGDRDESITEMEDVSVALKGYPEIHAALAAALYADKHAPLLAEFQFNIATLLDPHYSDLAYVRDTKHWPPSLVASLKNFITLT from the coding sequence ATGCAGGCGCCTGTGACGCCGGCGGGCTCCGTCTCCACCGGAGAGACACCGCTTCAACGGCCACCCGTCGCCATCTCCTCGCCACCATCCGCCGCAACGACAACGAGGAGGCGGCTGCTCGTGTCCGCCGGTGGcctgctcctcgccgccgccgcgggcaaCAACAACGCTGCCagcaggggagcggcggcggcagcggtggaccTCGGCTACGACCCGGTGACGGAGGCGGAGCGCGCGGCGAGCGCCGCCGTGTCGCAGCGCGTCGGGGAGGCGGTCCGGCTGCTGGAGGCCGGGCGGGAGCTGCAGGCGCGCGGCGAGTTCGCGGGGGCGCTGGCGTCCTTCACGGCGGTGGTGAGCGGGTACAAGGAGCTGGCGCTGTCGGAGTACGCGCGGGTGGGGCGGGCTCTGGTGCTGTACGAGATCGGCGACCGCGACGAGTCCATCACGGAGATGGAGGACGTGTCGGTGGCGCTCAAGGGGTACCCGGAGATCCACGCCgcgctggcggcggcgctgtaCGCCGACAAGCACGCGCCGCTGCTGGCCGAGTTCCAGTTCAACATCGCCACGCTGCTGGACCCGCACTACTCCGACCTCGCCTACGTCAGGGACACCAAGCACTGGCCGCCCAGCCTCGTCGCCTCCCTCAAGAACTTCATTACACTCAcctag